A window of Candidatus Saccharibacteria bacterium contains these coding sequences:
- a CDS encoding response regulator transcription factor produces MTGNPYVGHGSMRLLIIEDNKQVVMALQRGLRSAYAIDVAYNGQDGLLQAMATSYDVILLDLTLPDMSGEDICRTLRAERRTMPIVIITAATEVVKKVTLLDMGADDFLTKPCSLEEIRARLRAVLRRSSQRLFNTLLVVEDLELDTAARTVTRQGQAIQLRRKEFDLLEYLMLNAGRTVTRPMIIEHVWDMNENLWTNAVDVHIKHLRDRVDKPFGKRLIRTVHGVGYKIETSEAKEAEVSHILN; encoded by the coding sequence TTGACAGGAAACCCCTATGTCGGCCACGGCAGTATGCGACTTTTAATCATCGAAGACAACAAACAGGTAGTCATGGCCCTGCAGCGCGGGCTGCGCTCGGCCTATGCTATCGACGTGGCCTACAACGGCCAGGACGGCCTGCTGCAAGCCATGGCCACCAGCTACGACGTGATTCTGCTGGACCTGACCCTGCCGGACATGAGCGGCGAGGACATCTGCCGCACGCTGCGGGCGGAGCGCCGGACCATGCCCATCGTCATCATTACTGCCGCCACGGAGGTGGTAAAGAAGGTGACCTTGCTGGACATGGGCGCGGACGACTTTTTGACCAAGCCCTGCTCGCTCGAGGAGATCCGCGCCCGCCTGCGCGCCGTGCTGCGCCGCAGCTCCCAGCGATTGTTCAATACGCTGCTGGTGGTAGAAGACCTGGAGCTGGATACGGCCGCCCGCACCGTCACCCGCCAGGGCCAGGCCATCCAGCTGCGCCGCAAAGAGTTTGACCTGCTGGAATACCTGATGCTCAACGCCGGGCGGACGGTGACCCGGCCGATGATCATCGAGCATGTGTGGGATATGAATGAGAATCTGTGGACGAATGCGGTGGATGTGCACATTAAGCATTTGAGGGATAGGGTGGATAAGCCGTTTGGGAAGAGGCTTATTCGAACCGTGCATGGCGTGGGGTATAAAATCGAGACATCAGAAGCAAAAGAGGCCGAAGTGTCACATATATTAAATTAA
- a CDS encoding HAMP domain-containing histidine kinase, with protein sequence MFRKLSPRQIHDSDEFRRRTQVLKFILIGAITLGIIATLFVVVESLALAEEYSGLAVAACVALTMVLFGCYILNSKGHVKLASVVVAFLAYGLATYTLVKWGVLVPQGVLAYGMLVVIIGVLLGSRASFMASMLCGISLASMVYLEGTGQLSPDLTWTNDEGTYADVVIYILSFMILSLVAWLSNRDIEHSLWRALTSEALLMAERDNLEASVARRTKEIERLQAEKISELQRFAEFGRMGASLLHDLASPLMAASLDLDSMEQDRRLNMINQVKRSIYQIERYIEGARRQLESRSGTEEFDVIEEIKLCLHVFESRARNLSVSLDFPYTERVMMKGDSALFTKIVSNLVGNALDAYGDARAKLRIINIGIIVDKHKVTIAVEDYAGGIPARHISHIFEAFYTTKHNRQGMGLGLSIVKDIVETNFKGKIFVNNLPKGGVRFSIEIPL encoded by the coding sequence ATGTTTCGCAAACTTTCTCCACGCCAAATACATGACTCGGATGAGTTCCGAAGACGTACCCAAGTTCTAAAGTTTATTTTGATAGGGGCAATTACACTAGGCATAATTGCTACACTGTTTGTGGTTGTCGAAAGTCTCGCGCTTGCCGAAGAATACTCCGGGCTGGCCGTTGCAGCTTGCGTGGCGCTAACGATGGTGCTGTTCGGCTGCTATATATTAAACAGCAAAGGACATGTCAAACTCGCATCTGTTGTGGTTGCATTTTTGGCTTACGGCCTAGCCACATACACCCTTGTTAAATGGGGAGTCCTAGTGCCTCAAGGAGTACTTGCCTATGGAATGTTGGTAGTAATTATTGGCGTACTGCTAGGCTCAAGAGCTTCCTTTATGGCCTCGATGCTTTGTGGTATTTCTCTTGCGAGCATGGTCTATCTTGAAGGAACAGGTCAACTCAGTCCTGACTTGACCTGGACGAATGACGAGGGGACTTATGCTGACGTGGTAATCTACATACTCTCTTTCATGATTCTTTCACTCGTAGCGTGGTTATCTAATAGAGATATCGAGCATTCATTATGGCGTGCCCTGACCTCGGAAGCATTGCTTATGGCAGAGCGGGATAACTTAGAAGCCTCCGTTGCTCGGCGAACAAAAGAAATTGAGAGGCTTCAGGCAGAAAAAATCAGCGAACTTCAACGATTTGCGGAGTTTGGACGTATGGGCGCATCACTTTTGCATGATCTCGCGAGTCCTTTAATGGCTGCATCTCTTGATCTTGATAGCATGGAGCAAGATAGACGATTAAACATGATAAATCAAGTCAAACGTAGCATCTATCAAATTGAAAGATACATCGAAGGCGCCAGGAGGCAGCTTGAAAGCCGAAGCGGTACGGAAGAATTTGATGTTATTGAAGAAATTAAGCTATGTCTGCATGTGTTTGAGTCGAGGGCAAGAAACCTAAGCGTCTCACTTGATTTTCCGTACACTGAACGAGTGATGATGAAAGGCGATAGTGCATTATTCACCAAGATAGTATCGAATTTGGTCGGTAATGCCCTCGATGCTTATGGCGATGCACGAGCGAAGCTTAGAATAATTAATATCGGAATCATTGTAGATAAACATAAAGTAACAATTGCCGTAGAAGACTATGCAGGCGGCATACCTGCACGGCACATTTCTCACATATTTGAAGCCTTTTATACGACCAAACATAACCGTCAGGGCATGGGACTGGGGCTATCGATTGTTAAAGATATCGTGGAGACAAATTTTAAAGGTAAGATTTTCGTTAATAACTTACCTAAAGGTGGCGTAAGGTTTTCGATTGAGATTCCCCTGTAA
- a CDS encoding matrixin family metalloprotease — protein sequence MPVYHPGILQPQPPRRIRFRMLLPSAMVTVVIAVVGTVLLQGALVALPAVTLEVERAVPASGNGARVVRDNAASGSKALGFGPVTSGGNDSGQCRTSSNLAVQDSVEQDDTPWQMTGDELNIVFSTYGITEPWAGYVGEAAAIWSASPCINATASADPCGAQPCVPVGLEGGNQGGDFGITNWETMDGYLTGSDMTIFMDAHEGYPESEKLSTIAHEMGHALGLAHRGTQNILMSATPAESGSTTTQPDAVDFQNLLALYGTQQTGGQ from the coding sequence ATGCCCGTCTACCACCCCGGCATCCTCCAGCCCCAGCCCCCGCGGCGCATCCGCTTCCGCATGCTGCTGCCCAGTGCCATGGTGACGGTAGTGATTGCGGTGGTTGGCACGGTGCTGTTGCAGGGTGCCCTGGTTGCCTTGCCAGCCGTCACGCTGGAGGTAGAGCGGGCGGTTCCGGCCAGTGGCAACGGTGCCCGCGTAGTCAGGGATAACGCCGCCTCTGGCAGCAAAGCCCTCGGCTTTGGCCCGGTCACCAGCGGCGGCAATGACAGCGGCCAGTGCCGCACCAGCAGCAACCTGGCGGTGCAGGATTCGGTGGAGCAGGACGATACGCCCTGGCAGATGACGGGCGACGAGCTGAACATTGTCTTTAGCACCTATGGCATCACCGAACCCTGGGCGGGGTATGTGGGCGAGGCGGCGGCCATCTGGTCGGCCAGCCCGTGCATCAATGCCACGGCCTCTGCTGATCCTTGCGGCGCACAGCCCTGTGTGCCGGTGGGGCTGGAGGGCGGCAACCAGGGCGGCGACTTTGGCATTACCAACTGGGAGACCATGGATGGCTACCTGACCGGCTCTGATATGACCATCTTTATGGACGCCCACGAGGGTTACCCAGAGAGTGAGAAACTCTCTACCATCGCCCACGAGATGGGTCATGCCCTGGGCCTGGCGCATCGCGGTACCCAGAACATCCTGATGTCGGCCACGCCGGCCGAGAGCGGGTCTACCACCACCCAGCCGGATGCTGTTGATTTTCAAAACTTGTTGGCGCTGTATGGTACGCAGCAGACCGGGGGACAGTGA
- a CDS encoding matrixin family metalloprotease produces the protein MAPQHSSHTPLPHVRRRSLVPGAAVSIVVAAVGIVLLQASLAAGPVVRVEAEAGRGGNALAIDDASASGGRAIVFGVAAGPGGSDGPGAGNSAGGCVAPINNTILDSLPGEGIGWQRGSSGKADIPFSTAGLDAAWAKRVQQAVGIWNVSPCLNTTATTAPCNDERGCVRVFASQECSGDTLGTADWSVSNQFISGGRLELCTAAHEGFGENEALATVVHEMGHNLGLSHRETPGLMMSATGNGDTDPKPDETDLHNILVIYGNQ, from the coding sequence ATGGCGCCGCAGCATTCTTCTCATACGCCTTTGCCGCATGTGCGCCGGCGCTCGTTGGTGCCGGGCGCGGCGGTCAGCATCGTGGTGGCGGCGGTGGGTATTGTGCTGCTGCAGGCGAGCCTGGCGGCCGGGCCGGTGGTGCGGGTGGAGGCGGAGGCGGGGAGGGGCGGTAATGCTCTGGCCATCGATGACGCTTCCGCCTCCGGCGGGCGGGCGATTGTCTTTGGGGTGGCCGCCGGACCAGGCGGCAGCGATGGCCCCGGTGCGGGCAATTCCGCCGGTGGCTGCGTGGCACCCATCAACAACACTATTTTAGACAGCCTGCCGGGCGAGGGCATCGGCTGGCAGCGCGGCAGCAGCGGCAAGGCGGACATCCCCTTTAGTACGGCCGGGCTGGACGCTGCCTGGGCCAAGCGGGTGCAGCAGGCGGTGGGCATCTGGAACGTCAGCCCCTGCCTCAACACCACCGCTACTACCGCACCGTGCAACGACGAGCGGGGCTGCGTGCGCGTCTTTGCCAGCCAGGAATGCAGCGGCGATACGCTGGGGACGGCCGATTGGAGCGTCAGTAACCAGTTCATCAGCGGCGGCCGCCTGGAGCTGTGCACCGCCGCCCACGAGGGCTTTGGCGAGAACGAGGCCCTGGCCACGGTGGTCCACGAGATGGGACATAACCTGGGGCTCAGCCACCGGGAGACACCGGGCCTGATGATGTCGGCCACGGGGAATGGTGATACGGACCCCAAGCCGGATGAGACGGATTTGCATAATATCCTGGTTATTTACGGGAATCAGTAG
- a CDS encoding MFS transporter: MKRYLNRPLRIILFVDFLVLSSAAMFAPLQAIFVQKVGGDVLDAGLASTAFALVAACVVVAAGKRADKSRHKQKLVALGYLFCAIGFAAYLAVDSVLSLFIVQAWIGMSQAFIAPAYDALYTDQIGPKRLEGTRWSIWEASNYLAIATGGVVGGLIGKYFGFPVLFVLMSALCLFSALYLFSRPNRYFRN; this comes from the coding sequence ATGAAACGCTACCTCAACCGCCCCCTCCGCATCATCCTCTTCGTTGATTTTCTGGTGCTGAGTTCGGCGGCCATGTTCGCGCCGCTCCAGGCTATCTTTGTGCAGAAGGTCGGCGGTGACGTGCTGGACGCCGGCCTGGCCAGCACCGCCTTTGCTCTGGTGGCCGCCTGTGTAGTAGTGGCTGCCGGCAAGCGGGCCGATAAGAGCCGGCACAAGCAAAAATTAGTGGCGCTGGGCTATCTGTTCTGCGCCATCGGCTTCGCCGCCTACCTGGCGGTCGATTCCGTGCTCAGCCTCTTCATCGTCCAGGCCTGGATCGGCATGTCGCAGGCCTTCATCGCCCCGGCGTATGATGCGCTCTACACCGACCAGATCGGCCCCAAGCGCCTGGAAGGCACCCGCTGGAGCATCTGGGAAGCCAGCAATTACCTGGCCATCGCCACCGGTGGTGTGGTCGGCGGCCTGATTGGCAAGTACTTCGGATTCCCGGTGTTGTTCGTGCTGATGTCGGCGCTCTGCCTGTTCAGTGCGCTCTATCTGTTCAGCCGGCCCAACCGTTATTTCCGCAACTGA
- a CDS encoding DUF305 domain-containing protein, whose product MDTKVLLTGIISFIAGGLLVATAASFEKQGTESASSTHSSSSFSSTTVTTDMHTSMDSMTSSLGGETGDDFDREFIKQMIIHHEGAVAMAKLAETQAKHDEIKQLSGAIMTAQTQEIGQMRAWQQAWGYTSSDDGDSVPGFHGHGR is encoded by the coding sequence ATGGATACGAAGGTTTTATTGACGGGTATCATCAGCTTCATCGCCGGTGGGTTACTGGTGGCAACGGCCGCCAGCTTTGAGAAGCAAGGCACAGAGAGTGCGTCATCGACACATAGCTCCAGCAGTTTTAGCAGCACTACCGTGACTACCGACATGCACACCAGCATGGACAGTATGACCAGCAGTCTGGGCGGCGAAACCGGCGACGATTTTGACCGCGAGTTCATAAAGCAGATGATCATCCATCACGAGGGCGCGGTGGCCATGGCCAAGCTGGCAGAAACACAGGCCAAGCACGATGAAATCAAGCAGTTATCCGGCGCTATCATGACTGCTCAGACGCAGGAGATTGGACAGATGCGGGCGTGGCAGCAAGCATGGGGATACACAAGTAGTGACGATGGTGATTCGGTGCCTGGTTTTCATGGGCATGGCCGGTAG
- a CDS encoding metal-sensitive transcriptional regulator has product MSHTYGYAAKKDVVERRLNRVEGQIRGINRMVQDDKYCIDILTQISAARSALDQVALELLGEHTRHCLSDPDIGPAGRDAKTEELIKAIGRIL; this is encoded by the coding sequence ATGAGCCACACCTACGGCTACGCCGCCAAAAAAGACGTGGTAGAGCGGCGCCTCAACCGCGTAGAGGGCCAGATCCGCGGCATCAACCGTATGGTCCAGGACGACAAATACTGCATCGACATCCTGACGCAGATATCCGCGGCCCGCTCGGCCCTGGACCAGGTGGCCCTGGAGCTGCTGGGCGAGCACACTCGCCACTGCCTGAGCGACCCGGACATCGGGCCGGCCGGGCGTGACGCCAAGACAGAGGAACTGATTAAGGCGATCGGCCGGATTTTGTAG
- a CDS encoding DUF4396 domain-containing protein: MKHSNINALAASATLHCLTGCAIGEILGLIIGTALGLSTIATIVIAVGLAFVFGYALSLLPLVRSGMTLAAALPLVLAADTLSIATMEIVDNAVMAAIPGAMDAGLVNPVFWLGMSLALVAAFAAAYPVNRYLLQRGKGHALVHAQHDHNHHTHRGHA, from the coding sequence ATGAAACACTCAAATATAAACGCCCTGGCCGCCAGCGCTACCCTGCACTGCCTGACGGGGTGTGCCATCGGCGAAATACTGGGGCTTATCATCGGCACAGCTCTGGGGCTAAGCACTATCGCCACCATTGTCATCGCCGTCGGCCTGGCCTTTGTCTTTGGCTATGCCCTTTCGCTGCTGCCACTGGTGCGCAGCGGCATGACGCTTGCCGCCGCCCTGCCGCTGGTGCTGGCAGCCGACACGCTCTCCATCGCCACCATGGAAATCGTCGATAACGCCGTCATGGCAGCCATCCCCGGCGCCATGGATGCCGGGCTGGTTAACCCAGTCTTTTGGCTTGGCATGAGTCTTGCGCTGGTGGCCGCCTTTGCCGCGGCGTATCCGGTCAACAGGTACCTATTGCAGCGCGGCAAGGGGCATGCGCTGGTACATGCGCAGCATGACCACAATCACCATACTCATAGGGGACACGCATGA
- a CDS encoding NADP-dependent oxidoreductase, whose amino-acid sequence MKAAQISEYGDASVITINEIAKPVAGEGQVVVAVHAASINPFDTTIRQGYMQEMIPLEFPVTLGGDIAGEIVEVGQGVEDFEVGDTVYGQANVVAGNSGAFAEFAATKADQIGRAPAGISILEAASLPLAGVSAVQALTEHLDLQEGQKIFIHGGGGGIGSMAIQIAKHIGAHVATTATGDRVEFVRSLGADEVIDYKTQDFTEVLADYDAVFDTVGGDDFARTLDVLRRGGTAVSMIAQPDEAKAAELGVTALMQSTGVTTDRLDKLTALVEDGVVKPQVDKTFPLAQVAEAFAAREGGAVKGKVVLQITA is encoded by the coding sequence ATGAAAGCAGCACAGATCAGTGAATACGGGGACGCATCGGTCATCACCATCAACGAGATTGCCAAGCCGGTGGCGGGCGAGGGCCAGGTAGTAGTGGCGGTGCACGCTGCCAGCATCAACCCTTTTGACACCACCATCCGGCAGGGCTATATGCAGGAGATGATTCCGCTTGAGTTCCCAGTGACACTGGGCGGCGACATCGCCGGCGAGATAGTGGAGGTGGGTCAGGGCGTCGAAGACTTTGAAGTGGGCGACACGGTCTACGGCCAGGCCAACGTGGTAGCCGGCAACAGTGGCGCCTTTGCCGAGTTCGCGGCCACCAAGGCAGACCAGATCGGCCGGGCACCGGCGGGCATCAGCATTCTGGAGGCCGCCTCATTGCCGCTGGCTGGCGTCAGTGCCGTGCAGGCTCTGACGGAGCATCTTGACCTGCAGGAAGGCCAGAAAATCTTTATCCACGGTGGCGGCGGAGGCATCGGCTCGATGGCTATCCAGATTGCCAAGCACATCGGCGCGCACGTGGCCACGACGGCGACGGGTGACCGCGTGGAGTTTGTCCGCAGCCTTGGCGCCGACGAGGTCATCGACTATAAGACGCAGGATTTCACTGAAGTACTTGCCGATTACGACGCTGTCTTTGATACGGTCGGCGGCGACGATTTTGCCCGTACCCTGGACGTGCTGCGGCGCGGCGGCACCGCCGTCTCGATGATCGCCCAGCCTGACGAGGCCAAGGCTGCCGAACTCGGCGTCACCGCCCTGATGCAATCCACCGGCGTTACCACCGACCGGCTGGACAAGCTGACCGCCCTGGTGGAAGACGGCGTGGTCAAGCCGCAGGTGGACAAGACCTTTCCGCTGGCGCAGGTGGCCGAAGCCTTTGCCGCGCGTGAGGGTGGGGCGGTGAAGGGGAAGGTGGTGTTGCAGATTACGGCGTAA
- a CDS encoding AAA family ATPase has protein sequence MTIDEAYHLVQQKRPQLIHISGKTCTGKSTFASKLAEASGYEIIELDQVVNEHVIKPMGIRDHKTAFVEIYKDDTNRKLIDAFLTATRKLIEAKHTTGQPLIIDGAVANTTTLQALFAGYTDFLFLYFHPVHLDAYERNITSRFIQTTEDYHAGLPKRLWELVDKAEFISFCSSRELSPALESSIRQYATSSAAESKKRLTSFEAAFSDIVVAEL, from the coding sequence ATGACCATCGATGAAGCTTATCACCTCGTTCAACAAAAGCGCCCGCAACTCATTCATATTTCCGGCAAGACCTGCACCGGCAAATCTACATTTGCCAGCAAATTGGCAGAAGCATCTGGTTACGAGATCATTGAACTTGATCAGGTCGTAAATGAGCATGTCATTAAACCAATGGGAATACGGGACCATAAGACGGCATTCGTCGAGATTTACAAAGACGACACGAACCGGAAACTTATTGACGCTTTCTTAACAGCAACCCGGAAGCTGATCGAGGCCAAGCATACTACCGGGCAGCCCCTTATCATTGATGGGGCTGTCGCAAATACCACCACCCTGCAAGCACTCTTTGCCGGATATACCGACTTCCTTTTTCTTTACTTCCATCCTGTCCACCTCGATGCGTATGAACGCAATATTACAAGCCGGTTTATACAGACTACCGAAGACTACCATGCCGGTCTGCCAAAGCGCCTCTGGGAACTTGTCGACAAAGCGGAATTTATCAGCTTTTGTAGCTCACGCGAATTGAGTCCGGCATTAGAGAGTTCGATACGCCAATATGCCACCTCGTCTGCCGCCGAGTCGAAAAAGCGACTGACCAGCTTTGAAGCGGCATTTAGCGACATCGTAGTTGCCGAGCTTTAG
- a CDS encoding prepilin-type N-terminal cleavage/methylation domain-containing protein translates to MERTIARTHGGSRLHSTGFTIVELLIVIVIIGILAVLAIGAYSRSQDQARSATAQSDLKSSAKQLEQTKADTGTYPSVMPSLPTSPNTSYQYAYNAATDTYCLTANNGTPTFKVTSQNRSPVSGPCPGHGTGGTASTTISDDFARTVSSGWGTASGGGTWSTANGSVADYSVSSTTGRIAMPTANNSRYTRLSQTFATYDVRTRLTLSTMPAGAANSAALVGSLTDSNNHYRFRLTFGTTGAVTAAITINEAGTETNLGSNITVGSSFAPGQRWWIRGTYDGTTLSMYAWQDGTAEPSSPTLSLTNTVFQSGGRVGIRAFSSTGATNAPELQVDSFSGIGG, encoded by the coding sequence ATGGAACGCACCATCGCACGCACCCATGGCGGCTCACGGCTGCATAGTACAGGCTTCACTATCGTTGAGCTGCTCATCGTCATTGTCATCATCGGCATCCTGGCAGTACTGGCCATCGGTGCCTACAGCCGCTCGCAGGACCAGGCGCGGAGCGCCACGGCCCAGTCCGACCTCAAGTCGTCAGCCAAGCAGCTGGAACAGACCAAGGCCGACACCGGCACCTACCCCAGCGTCATGCCGAGCCTGCCCACTAGTCCCAATACCAGTTATCAATATGCCTACAACGCCGCCACCGACACCTACTGCCTGACCGCCAACAACGGCACCCCGACCTTCAAGGTCACCAGCCAGAACCGCTCACCCGTCAGCGGCCCCTGCCCCGGCCATGGCACTGGCGGTACCGCCTCCACCACCATCAGCGACGACTTTGCTCGCACCGTCAGCTCCGGCTGGGGCACAGCCTCCGGCGGTGGCACCTGGTCGACCGCCAACGGTTCCGTAGCCGACTATTCGGTGTCATCCACCACTGGCCGTATCGCCATGCCGACCGCCAACAACTCGCGCTACACCAGGCTCAGCCAGACATTTGCTACCTACGACGTCCGTACGCGGCTCACCCTCAGCACCATGCCGGCCGGCGCCGCCAATTCTGCCGCCTTGGTCGGCAGCCTGACCGACAGCAACAACCACTACCGCTTCCGCCTGACATTCGGCACCACCGGCGCCGTAACGGCAGCCATCACCATCAACGAGGCCGGCACTGAGACCAACCTGGGCAGCAACATCACCGTAGGCTCAAGTTTTGCCCCTGGCCAGCGCTGGTGGATCCGCGGCACCTACGACGGCACCACTCTCAGCATGTATGCATGGCAGGACGGCACCGCCGAACCCAGCAGCCCGACACTCTCCCTCACCAACACCGTCTTCCAGAGCGGCGGCCGGGTCGGCATCCGGGCCTTCAGCAGCACCGGCGCCACCAACGCCCCGGAGCTGCAGGTAGACAGCTTCTCGGGCATCGGCGGCTAG
- a CDS encoding class E sortase: MKYHYQKGASGKSKSGSRLKNALWIIVPCLTAGIGIYILITAFSPSFIVVPFSDEQARVEERLNSKPGIFGNRLYIPQINVDVAIVEGNDESVLDRGAWHRQPQNGNPEKGGNFVLSAHRFLMGWTPQETRAKSPFYNIGRLKVGDQLFVDYKGSRYAYKITRKYEVKPTAVEIEAKSEKAKLTLYSCTLEGAADGRDVIEAEPLGKVDKVQATEPGRLQ, translated from the coding sequence ATGAAATACCACTACCAAAAAGGGGCGTCCGGAAAGAGCAAAAGCGGCTCCCGCCTCAAAAATGCCCTCTGGATCATCGTACCCTGCCTGACGGCGGGTATCGGTATCTATATTTTAATTACTGCCTTCAGCCCGTCTTTCATCGTCGTGCCGTTCTCTGACGAGCAGGCCAGGGTGGAGGAGCGGCTTAACAGCAAGCCGGGCATCTTTGGCAACCGGCTGTATATACCGCAGATCAACGTTGACGTGGCTATCGTGGAGGGTAATGACGAGTCGGTGCTCGATAGAGGCGCCTGGCATCGCCAGCCCCAGAACGGCAACCCCGAAAAGGGCGGCAATTTCGTGCTGAGCGCCCATCGTTTCCTGATGGGCTGGACGCCGCAGGAGACGCGGGCGAAATCGCCGTTTTATAACATCGGGCGGTTGAAGGTGGGCGATCAGTTATTCGTGGATTATAAAGGGTCGCGCTATGCGTATAAGATTACTAGAAAATATGAGGTGAAGCCGACGGCGGTCGAGATCGAGGCGAAGTCTGAGAAGGCAAAATTGACGCTGTATTCATGTACGCTGGAAGGCGCTGCTGACGGCCGCGATGTCATTGAGGCTGAGCCGCTGGGCAAGGTGGATAAAGTGCAGGCCACCGAACCAGGACGCTTGCAATAA
- a CDS encoding UDP-N-acetylglucosamine 1-carboxyvinyltransferase: MEQLDYKEKVGKLISNLRRDRGMTQAELASRLNTSQSAVNRIEAGNQNVSIEMLGRISDVLDREIVSLNKSGTINFRVEGGHKLSGAISVKTSKNAAVGLLCASLLNKGTTTLRRMPRIEEVNRLIEVMLSIGVQVRWLNDDNDLEIKPPRRLNLEAIDAEAARKTRSVIMYMGPLMHLMKEFKLPYAGGCKLGERTVLPHLYALEAMGLKVETTTGWYHCTSHPKAPGKVVMYETSETAAENALMAAARIPGPTVIKGLSSNYMVQDVAFFLEKLGVRITGFGSTSVTVEGVKDINVDVEYYPSEDPIEAMTFLSIAATTNSPITVERAPIDFLEREVLTLERMGATLKISPEYRARNGRTALVDITYVPTDSLHAPGEKIHALPHPGINMDNLPYFVPVAATAHGRTLIHDWSYENRAIYYTELTKLNAQVELVDIHRANIIGPTRWKPAEVICPPALRPAVLILIGMLAADGVSVLRNVYSINRGYEDLAERLNAIGAHIQVLREM; this comes from the coding sequence ATGGAACAACTCGACTACAAAGAAAAAGTCGGCAAACTCATCAGCAACCTCCGCCGCGACCGCGGCATGACCCAGGCTGAGCTTGCCTCTCGTTTGAATACCTCACAGAGCGCCGTCAACCGCATCGAAGCCGGCAACCAGAACGTCAGCATCGAAATGCTGGGCCGGATCAGCGATGTGCTGGACCGCGAAATCGTCAGCCTCAACAAAAGCGGCACCATCAACTTCCGCGTCGAAGGCGGCCATAAGCTTTCCGGTGCCATCTCCGTTAAAACCAGCAAGAACGCCGCCGTCGGCCTGCTTTGTGCCTCGCTGCTCAACAAGGGAACGACAACTCTGCGCCGCATGCCGCGCATCGAGGAGGTCAACCGCCTTATCGAGGTCATGCTGAGCATCGGCGTCCAGGTGCGCTGGCTCAACGACGACAATGACCTCGAGATCAAGCCGCCCCGCCGCCTCAATCTGGAGGCCATCGATGCCGAGGCGGCCCGCAAGACCCGTAGCGTCATCATGTACATGGGTCCGCTGATGCATCTCATGAAAGAGTTTAAGCTTCCGTACGCCGGCGGCTGCAAACTGGGTGAGCGCACCGTCCTGCCGCACCTTTATGCCTTGGAAGCCATGGGCCTGAAGGTCGAGACCACCACCGGCTGGTACCACTGCACCAGCCACCCCAAGGCGCCCGGCAAAGTGGTCATGTATGAGACCAGCGAAACCGCCGCCGAAAACGCCCTGATGGCCGCCGCCCGTATTCCCGGCCCGACTGTCATCAAGGGGCTGAGTTCTAACTACATGGTGCAGGACGTCGCCTTCTTCCTGGAGAAACTGGGCGTCCGCATTACCGGCTTTGGCAGCACCTCGGTCACGGTCGAAGGGGTCAAGGATATCAATGTCGACGTCGAATACTACCCCAGCGAAGACCCCATTGAAGCCATGACCTTCCTGAGCATCGCTGCCACCACCAACTCGCCCATCACCGTCGAGCGTGCGCCTATCGACTTCCTGGAACGTGAAGTCCTGACCTTGGAGCGTATGGGCGCCACCCTCAAAATCAGCCCCGAATACCGCGCCCGCAACGGCCGCACCGCCCTGGTCGACATCACCTACGTGCCAACCGACAGCCTGCATGCTCCCGGCGAAAAGATCCACGCCCTGCCCCACCCCGGCATCAACATGGACAACCTGCCGTACTTCGTGCCAGTCGCCGCCACCGCCCACGGCCGCACGCTCATCCACGACTGGTCGTACGAGAACCGTGCCATCTACTACACCGAGCTGACCAAGCTGAACGCCCAGGTCGAACTGGTCGACATCCACCGCGCCAACATCATCGGCCCTACCCGCTGGAAACCGGCCGAGGTCATCTGCCCGCCCGCCCTGCGCCCGGCCGTACTGATACTCATCGGCATGCTGGCCGCCGACGGCGTCTCGGTGCTGCGCAACGTCTATTCCATCAACCGCGGCTATGAGGATCTGGCCGAGCGGTTGAATGCCATCGGTGCGCATATCCAAGTGCTGCGTGAGATGTAA